The window CGAAGAACCGCCGAGTTGAAGTGAGCATCTTGCGTAACATTAAAGCGACGGATGAGATTGCGAAATAAGCGCAATTACCCCTAAGACTTATTATGAAAAGATAGGCTAAGAGTCGCTAGACTCTGGCCTTTTTTTTTGTTCAATAACACATTTCATATTGAGAAATATGGAGTAATTTAATAGCAAAATGGGGATAGTAATGTGGAATTTGCAATGATGAGGAGAGGTTTATATGGAGCATACATATGAGCATACGTATATCCCGCTGACAACATTATCCAGCGGTGAAGGCAAGGAAATAGCCATTGATATATATGGTTACTGCATTCAGATCGTGAATATTTGTTTCATTGGCAACCCAACAAGCAGGGATAAAGAATGGTTTTTAGTTGACGCTGGCATGCCGCAATCGGCAGATGAGATCATTCGTGTCGCTGAGGAGCGTTTTGGAGCCCATAAGAAGCCTACGGCGATTATTTTGACGCATGGACATTTCGACCATGTCGGGGCTATAGAAAGTCTTTTGGAATACTGGGATGTTCCGGTATATGCGCATGAGTTGGAAATCCCTTATTTGACAGGAAAATCTAATTATCCTAAAGGGGATTCAACGGTAGATGGCGGGCTTGTAAGCGAGCTGTCGCCCCTGTTTCCAAACCACGGTATTGACATCGGTAATCATGTACATCCTTTACCTGCTAATGGCATCGTTCCTGGACTGAAGGGATGGCAGTGGATTCATACACCGGGACACACACCAGGACACATTTCTCTTTTTCGAGCCAAAGATGGTTCATTAATTGCTGGTGATGCCTTCGTTACCGTTAAACAAGAATCACTTTACAAGGTGTTCACACAAGAACAAGAAATAAGCGGACCTCCCAAGTATTTCACGACAGACTGGCAAGCAGCCGGGGATTCGGTAAGAAAGCTTCAAGCGTTACATCCAACTCTAGCGATAACGGGACATGGAAAACCAATGAACGGTGAAGAACTAAGCCGCGAACTAGGCCGTCTGGCGGAGGATTTCGAGAAAATAGCGATTCCTGAGGAAGGTCGGTTTGTGCATTAGGCAGTAATTATAGGTTGCCTGTCTTAGATTACATTAGATACGCTTTTATCGTATTACTCGAAAATTTAAAATCCCTCTAAGCTTCCGATAGGGAAGAGTAGAGGGATTTTAACGTTAGTATTATTTAAATTTTACAAGAAGACTTCTCTTGGGGAAATAAATCGTGGCGACCAAGCATAAGATTAAAGCGGACAAATTAAATTTATTATTCGTGTGGGGAATCCACCTACATGAGCACCTTGAACCGTATGCTCTAGGCCTGTCCGGGGACAACAGCAAACTACAACTGAGGGGAGAGACACAAAATGGATGCAAGACCTGGGTTTCATCAATCATTGTCACTTTTGCAAAAAGAATTACAGGATATGGGGGAAAGCGTTAAGGATTTGATTCTCAAGTCGGTGGAGTCATTAGCTAAGTTCGATGAGAATGCTGCGCAGCAAGTTATTAAAAATGATGACCGCATTGATGATTATTTAATGACGATAGACGAGCTTAGCCTTCGATTAATTGCTTTACAACAACCAATGGCAAGTGATCTGCGAATCATTGGAACGGCTTTGAAAATCGCTACAGACTTGGAACGAATTGCTGATCATGCCGTAGATATTGCAAAGATTACGATCCGTCTCGCTGGAGAAGAGCTTGTTAAGCCGCTCGAAATCATTCCTGAAATGGCCGATATTGCCATTGAGATGCTTCATGAGAGCCTCGTTTCTTATACGGAGCGAGATGTTCATAGAGCTGCATCGCTTGCCGAGATGGATGACCGCGTGGATAAGCTATACAGCTCGGTGATGCAGGAATTGATGGGGATGATGGGTTCGGATTACAATCGTAACCGTCAATTAACCCATTTATTGTTTGTTGCTCATTTCTTAGAGCGTGTAGCCGATCACACAACAAATATCGGTGAAGGTGTTATTTATATGGTCACAGGGAAACGCAAGGATTTGAATGTGTAATAAAATCCAGTATAGAAGGGACGCGCTCCTAAGTCATTAAGACTTGTGAGCGTCCCTTTTTCATGTGCGTGAGGCTGTAATCGGAAAGCGAATGAGAAAGGTAGTTCCTTTTTCACTTGACTGAACTTCAATCGATGCATGGTGCCTGGCTGCGATGCTGTAGCAAATAGCTAAACCAAGCCCTGTACCTTCGTCTTTGGTCGTGAAGAAAGGTCTTCCTAGCTTCTCCAGATGTTCCTCATTAATTCCTATACCTTCATCAGCGATAAGCAGGACGACATGTTCGGTCTCGGTATATGTTTCAATTCTCAGCTTACCGCCGAGGCTCATGGCTTCCAGACCATTCATACACATATTCAATATGAGTTGACGCATTTCCTTATCGTCGAGTTGAATGACGGGACAATCCATGAATTGGAAATGAACATGCTTGCCGGACATGACGGCTTCTGCTTGGATGAGGGGGAGGAGCATTTCGATAATACGGTTGATATTTTCGGGCTGTTGGTGGGACTGCTTATTTTTGGCTAGGGATAAATATTCGGTAATAATTTCGTTCGCTCGATCCAACTCTTCTAGCATGATGGGGATGTATTCTTTTTGCATATGACGATCGTTCTCGCGAAATAATTGGAGGAAGCCACGAATGGTCGTCATCGGGTTGCGAATCTCGTGGGCAATACCGGCGGCCATTTCCCCAACTAGATTGAGTTGGGCTAGACGAGCCATTTCCGATTCAAATCGCAAGCTTTCCGTGATATCGACGGCAACTTCTAGCAAGCAGCTTTCATTTTCAATATCGATGATTTCCGTTGAAAGCAGGGCTGTTCGAATTTCCTTAGACTTGGTTTCATACTTGACCTTGCAATTATGGATGACATCATTAAAATTCCTTGTATCACCCACTTCAGCTCGTAAAAGATCTAGTGTTGTTCCAATGATTTCATCGCCATAGCCTGTATATTGTTTCCAGCTTTCATTAATTTCGAGATAGGTGAGGTCAGGTAGACGGCGGATAGCCATCAAAGATGGAGAGAGCATGAACATTTTCTTGAAGTGTTCTTGTGATTTTATCAGCTTTTCATGAGCATCTACTAATTCGGCTGTTCGCTCTTCCACCCATTGTTCCAAAAGAAAATTTTGCTGCTTTAATTTCTCTTCCGCTTCAGCCAACTTACGATTGGTCTCTTCGAGATCTAGCGTTCGCTTATGCAGCAGTTCACTTTGATATTTGATTTTTTGATGATTGAGGTGCATGTTAACGAAGCCATCGACTTTCATGCGCAGCATTTTAGGATGAATAGGTTTGAATAAATAATCAATAGAGCCCACATGATAGCCCTTCAACACATGCTCAATAGAGGTACTTAGAGCCGTTAGGAAGATGATGGGAATATCCTGACAAGCTTTCCGCTGCTTGATCAGTTCGGCCGTCTCAAAGCCGCTAAGTCCAGGCATTTGCACATCCATCAAGATGACAGCGATATGATCAGCGGGTTCTTTTAATAAATATCTCAGAACTTCCTCGCCTGATTGCAGCGAAATAACGTCATAGTTGGAAGAGGCCAGAATGCTATTCAGAGCCAGCAAGTTCTCGTAACGGTCATCTACCGCCAAGATTTTTACTTGTTGTTCCATTTCAAATCCTTTCCGTGCTTGTACAAGCTTGTACGCACCTAACAATCCATCCCTCTCTTTTTCGGGGAAAAGTTTGAATTCCCTCTTTTTTTCGTAAAGTCTTTACATACATTTTACATATGGATAATAAAGCCAGTCATTTGGTTTGATAGACTAGAGAAATAAGTATATTCAGGTAAGGAATGATGGACATGAATACTCAGTCAGAAATGCTGGAACAATTTTATAATATGATAAATAAAGAGCACATTTATTCCGTTTATCAACCTATTATCTCCCTGCAGGATAGTCAAGTCATGGGGTATGAAGCGTTAATACGAGGTCCCAAAGATAGTCCCTTTCATTCACCTTTATCCATGTTTCAATTCGCAGAACAGCAAGGTGAGCTCTATATGCTTGAGCAGATTGCGCGTGAAAAAGCGATTCAAGGATCCATTTTGGAGCATCCGCAGCAATTGCTTTTTATCAATATTTCATCACAAGTGCTTTATGATCCCGGGTTTGTTCCTGGTAAAACGCTTGAGATTTTACAGAAATACGGTCTGCGCCCCAGCAATGTCGTTTTTGAAATTACGGAAAGAAGTTCGATTGAGGATTTCTCCTTAGCTCAAAAGATTCTGGAGCATTACCGTAAACAAGGCTATCGAATTGCCATAGATGATGCTGGTGCGGGATATTCCTCCCTACAAGCGATTGCGGAACTTCAACCGGATTTTATTAAGATTGATCGTTCCCTCATTGAAAATATACATAAAAACAAAGTAAAAGAGTATATCCTTGAAACGTTCGTTACTTTTGCCCATAAAATGAACATTTCCCTTATTGCTGAAGGCATTGAACATGCGGACGAACTAACCAAATTAACACGACTCGGCGTGCATTATGCCCAAGGCTTTTTACTTGGAAAGCCAAATGAATCTCCCGCGAAGGTACAGGACACCCATAAAATGCTGATTTGGCAGCATCGCAAAGTACAAGGAGGCAATATGACTTGGAACATTGGCGACCTGAAAACTCCTGTGAAAGTGTTTGACAAGAAAAAACTGATTTCGGAAGTGGCTGAATACTTCAAAAAAAATCAAGAGGCTGTGGGTGTTGTCATCGTGGATGAAGAAGTGCCGGCTGGCCTCATGATGAAAGACCGTTTATTTCAGCAATTAACCGGGCAATACGCCTTCTCTTTGTCTGGAATCGAACCATTGACAGCATTATGGATGAATCGCCGCTGATTGTGGACGAGCTCATGCCTGTTGAGGAAGTATCACAAATGGCTACCTCACGCGCAATCAACCACTTATACGACCTTGTCATCGTTACAAGTAATGGGAAGATGGGAGGAGTAGCATCCATCCGAACGATTCTTGAGAGTATAACGAATGTACGTATGGAGTCTGCGCGTGTGGCCAATCCACTAACAGGACTGCCAGGCAATTTGCAAATCAAGCGCGAATTGAACAAGAGGATAAGTGAGAACAAACCGTTTCATGTGGTATATGCGGATTTGGATTACTTCAAGTGGTTCAATGATCGGTTTGGATTTCAAAAAGGGGACCAACTGATTCAATATACAGCGGATGTTATGCAGCAATCCATTGCGGTTTGTGGGACTCCGCATGATTTTGTCGGGCATGTGGGAGGCGATGATTTTATCGCGATCTCAGCCACGTTATCTCCAAAACAACTGTGTCAGGAAATCATTCGCCGCTTCGAACAAGGTGTGCAGATGTTCTATGAGGATGAGGAGTGGGAGTATGTATGGGATCGGAGCGGCAACAAGGTAAAGAGCGAGGGAGTTACGCTTTCGCTATCTTTAGTCGTCTGTGTCTGCGAATCTCCCATTTCACTCGAACACATTTCCCAAACAGCGGCTTTACTCAAAAAGAAAGCAAAAGCGCATCAAGGAAGTATTTATTATTTCATTGAATTAGAATGTGTATAACAATTGTTTAAAAGAACGGATTATGATGACCTTCTGTTTGCCGATTCGGCGCTCCGATATTTTCTTAATATTCCCCGGATGGATCCAGATCGCATCCATGCCGCTTGACGCGGCCCCCACCACATCATTACGCCACGAATTTCCAACCATAACACTTTGGTTTGAAGCCGTGCTCATCGTCTTTAGGGCTCTCTCAAAGATAGCGGGGTGCGGCTTTCGCGGTCCATCCTTCTCCGAACTAAATAAACGATCTTGATCGATCCACCTGGTAAGTTTCATTTTCTCCAAATTGCTCTGCAACCTCTTCCGATTTCCATTACTAATGATAGCCAGTTTATAGTTATGTGATAACGCCTCAAGTGTGTCTTCAACACCGGGAAAGAGGGCAACGAAGTTATCTTCCTGTTCTTCTACCTGTTCGAAAAAAGACCGTGTAAAAGCAGGACTTACGTTCACCGGCATAGGCTGAAGAGCTTTACGCAAACAAATGTGGCGCAGCTCATCAGGGGATATGGGACTCCTAATCGGTGCCTTTCGGTGACGGCTCCACTCCATCTTATAGCTTTGTAGGGCTTCTTGGGCTGTAAAAAGCATTTCGCCCGGATCCCATCTTGCTGTAAAGTCGTTCATGACTTCAAGGAATGCCGAATCAAAGCATTGTCTGCGATCCAGGATCGTATTATTCATATCGAAAAAAATAACCTTTTTGCGTATTGGTGAGAAAAAAGGGCTCATATGGAGAACCTCCTTCTGAAGACCGGCCCATTGAATAATGGATTCCATACATGTTTATGTGCGGAACTGTTTTTTTATTTTTATTTCGTATGCTATGATGAAGGAAGTATGTCAAAAATCGGGGTGCGAACTTATGGATAAGCTTATTATTATTGATGGTAACTCTATCGCGAATCGAGCTTTTTATGCTTTACCTCTGCTCAGTAATTCTAATGGTTTACACACGAATGCGGTTTATGGATTTACAACGATGCTGCTGAAATTAATAGAAGAAGAAAAACCTACGCATTTTCTCGTTGCGTTCGACGCTGGGAAAATAACGTTTAGACACAAAGAATACACGGAATATAAAGGTGGACGTGCCAAAACGCCGTCTGAGCTCTCCGAGCAGTTTCCGCTGATCAAAGAGCTGCTTCAAGCTTTCAAGATTCCACAGTTTGAGCTGACAGGCTATGAGGCTGACGATATCATTGGAACCTTGACCAAGGCAGCTGATGAAAGAGGCGAGAAGGTGCTTCTCGTTTCGGGGGATAAGGATATGCTGCAGCTGGCTTCTGAGCATGTGACCGTTGCGATCACACGTAAAGGAATTAGTGAAGTTGATCTTTATAATCCTGCAGAAATAAAAGAGAGATACGGCCTCACGCCTGCTCAAATTATCGACCTCAAAGGGTTGATGGGCGATACGTCGGATAATATTCCAGGCATTCCGGGTGTCGGGGAAAAAACGGCACTCAAGATGTTACATGAGTTTGGTTCCGTGGAAGAAGTTCTGGCCAATTCGGCTAGCCTCAAAGGCAAGATGAAAGAAAAAGTGGAAGAGCATGCCAAGGACGCCATCATGAGTAAGGAACTTGCGACGATTTTCCGCGAAGTGCCGATGGAAACCGAGTGGGATGTTTTCCGCTACGATGGCTTTGATGGACAAGCTTTATCCAGTATGTTCCGCAAGCTGGAATTCAAATCCCTCCTGGAAAAGATGGATTTCGGGCCAAGCAGCGTGTCGGAAGATCAAGTTGTCGAGAGTTTGGTTGCAGTTGTTGTAACCAAAGACAACATGGATGAGTTGATTGGTAAAATAGGCGATAACGCTGCCATCCATGTTGAGGCTGTTGGGGAAAATCCGCATCAAGCTGTGGGGGTTGGCGTTGTCTGGTTTACGTATGATGGGGAAACGAATACATCTTACTTCGTGCCTTTAGCGCTGCTGAAGAGCGAAGCGGGCGAGCCGCTGCGCACTTGGCTAGGCGATGATTCCAAGAAGAAGCAGCTCTTCGACCAGCACCGTGCCCAGCTGGTGATGGCTTGGCAAGGCATCCACCTCAAAGGGGTGGACTTCGATGCTCTGCTGGCCGCTTACTTACTCGATCCGACAGAGTCGAATCTTAGCTTGAGCGGCTTGACGGGCAAGTACAGCCTGCCGGGCGTTAAGACCGACGAGGAAGTGTTCGGCAAGGGAGCGAAGTTTCGCTTGCCTGAGCTTGCTGCGCTTAGCGACCACTTGGGCCGCAAAGCGATGGCCATTGCGCGCATCGTGCCCGTGCTGCGCGAAGAACTGGAGAAGAGTGAGATGCATAGCCTCTTCTACGAGCTAGAGCTGCCGCTAGCAGGCGTTCTCGCGGAGATGGAGCTGCGCGGCATAGCGCTGGATGCCGAGGGGCTCAAAGCATTCGGCGTGGAGCTTGCAGGCAAGCTGGATGCGATCATGACCCGCATCTACACGCTCGCCGGCGTAGAGTTCAACATCAACTCGCCGAAGCAGCTTGGCGAGATCTTGTTCGAGAAGCTGGGGCTGCCAGCTTGGAAGAAGACCAAAACCGGCTACTCGACGGATGCCGAGGTGCTTGAGCGCCTTGCGCCCTACCACGAAGTCGTAGGGGAGATTTTGAACTACCGTTCGCTTGCGAAGCTGCAATCGACGTACGTCGAAGGGCTGCTTAAAGAGGTGCGGCCGGAGACCGGTAAGGTGCATACCTATTACCGGCAGACGATTGCCGCCACGGGCCGGCTCAGCAGCCAATTCCCGAACCTCCAGAATATTCCTATTCGTCTGGAGGAAGGCCGTAAGATCCGCAAGGTATTCGTTCCATCCGAGCCTGGATGGTACATTCTTGCTGCGGATTACTCGCAGATCGAGCTGCGCGTGCTTGCGCACATCTCGCAGGATGAGAATCTGAAGGAAGCGTTCCTTCAGAATATGGACATCCACACGAAGACAGCCATGGACGTCTTCGGGGTAGAAGAGAGCGCTGTCGACGCGAACATGCGCCGTCAGGCCAAAGCCGTCAACTTCGGGATCGTTTACGGCATCAGCGACTACGGCTTGTCCCAGAACTTAGACATTACCCGCAGGGATGCAGCCCAGTTCATTGAACAGTATTTTGCTGTATTTCAAGGGGTTCGCAAATATATGGACGATATCGTGAAGGATGCTCGCAGGGACGGTTATGTCACGACCTTGCTGCAGCGTCGCCGCTATCTTCCCGAGATCACGGCATCGAACTTTAATCTGCGTTCCTTCGCTGAACGAACAGCGATGAATACGCCGATACAAGGGACGGCTGCTGATATCATTAAACTAGCCATGGTCCAGATGGCCGACCGTTTGAAACAAGACGGACTCAAGAGCCGCATGCTGCTTCAAGTACACGATGAGCTCGTCTTTGAAGTCCCCGAAGAGGAGCTTGAGACCATGCGCCGGGTAGTACCGGAAGTCATGGCTGCAGCCCTTAAACTGGATGTCCCGCTTAGCGCGGACGTCGACTTCGGCCTTACTTGGTACGATGCCAAGTAAGTTGCACTAGTACTGAAATCGGTCAACCCGGAGGACGTAGCCCCTGAGCGAGCCAATCCGGCACTCTCGGCCTCGCCTTCTCGCCCGCTTGGCCAATCAACAACACAAAAGAGGTGAACATCCGTGCCTGAACTACCCGAAGTCGAAACGGTCAGACGTACGCTGAACAATTTAATCACCGGAAAAACGATTGAGCAAGTTCAGGTCAGACTGCCTCGCATCATCCAAAAGCCGGACGATATTCATATGTTTGAGGTTCTTCTGCAAGGTCAGACGGTTGAGACGATAGAACGCAGAGGGAAATTTCTGCGCTTCATACTTACTGATTACGTC is drawn from Paenibacillus sp. V4I7 and contains these coding sequences:
- the phoU gene encoding phosphate signaling complex protein PhoU yields the protein MDARPGFHQSLSLLQKELQDMGESVKDLILKSVESLAKFDENAAQQVIKNDDRIDDYLMTIDELSLRLIALQQPMASDLRIIGTALKIATDLERIADHAVDIAKITIRLAGEELVKPLEIIPEMADIAIEMLHESLVSYTERDVHRAASLAEMDDRVDKLYSSVMQELMGMMGSDYNRNRQLTHLLFVAHFLERVADHTTNIGEGVIYMVTGKRKDLNV
- a CDS encoding EAL domain-containing protein — translated: MNTQSEMLEQFYNMINKEHIYSVYQPIISLQDSQVMGYEALIRGPKDSPFHSPLSMFQFAEQQGELYMLEQIAREKAIQGSILEHPQQLLFINISSQVLYDPGFVPGKTLEILQKYGLRPSNVVFEITERSSIEDFSLAQKILEHYRKQGYRIAIDDAGAGYSSLQAIAELQPDFIKIDRSLIENIHKNKVKEYILETFVTFAHKMNISLIAEGIEHADELTKLTRLGVHYAQGFLLGKPNESPAKVQDTHKMLIWQHRKVQGGNMTWNIGDLKTPVKVFDKKKLISEVAEYFKKNQEAVGVVIVDEEVPAGLMMKDRLFQQLTGQYAFSLSGIEPLTALWMNRR
- a CDS encoding GGDEF domain-containing protein — its product is MATSRAINHLYDLVIVTSNGKMGGVASIRTILESITNVRMESARVANPLTGLPGNLQIKRELNKRISENKPFHVVYADLDYFKWFNDRFGFQKGDQLIQYTADVMQQSIAVCGTPHDFVGHVGGDDFIAISATLSPKQLCQEIIRRFEQGVQMFYEDEEWEYVWDRSGNKVKSEGVTLSLSLVVCVCESPISLEHISQTAALLKKKAKAHQGSIYYFIELECV
- a CDS encoding HAD family hydrolase encodes the protein MSPFFSPIRKKVIFFDMNNTILDRRQCFDSAFLEVMNDFTARWDPGEMLFTAQEALQSYKMEWSRHRKAPIRSPISPDELRHICLRKALQPMPVNVSPAFTRSFFEQVEEQEDNFVALFPGVEDTLEALSHNYKLAIISNGNRKRLQSNLEKMKLTRWIDQDRLFSSEKDGPRKPHPAIFERALKTMSTASNQSVMVGNSWRNDVVGAASSGMDAIWIHPGNIKKISERRIGKQKVIIIRSFKQLLYTF
- a CDS encoding MBL fold metallo-hydrolase, giving the protein MEHTYEHTYIPLTTLSSGEGKEIAIDIYGYCIQIVNICFIGNPTSRDKEWFLVDAGMPQSADEIIRVAEERFGAHKKPTAIILTHGHFDHVGAIESLLEYWDVPVYAHELEIPYLTGKSNYPKGDSTVDGGLVSELSPLFPNHGIDIGNHVHPLPANGIVPGLKGWQWIHTPGHTPGHISLFRAKDGSLIAGDAFVTVKQESLYKVFTQEQEISGPPKYFTTDWQAAGDSVRKLQALHPTLAITGHGKPMNGEELSRELGRLAEDFEKIAIPEEGRFVH
- the polA gene encoding DNA polymerase I: MDKLIIIDGNSIANRAFYALPLLSNSNGLHTNAVYGFTTMLLKLIEEEKPTHFLVAFDAGKITFRHKEYTEYKGGRAKTPSELSEQFPLIKELLQAFKIPQFELTGYEADDIIGTLTKAADERGEKVLLVSGDKDMLQLASEHVTVAITRKGISEVDLYNPAEIKERYGLTPAQIIDLKGLMGDTSDNIPGIPGVGEKTALKMLHEFGSVEEVLANSASLKGKMKEKVEEHAKDAIMSKELATIFREVPMETEWDVFRYDGFDGQALSSMFRKLEFKSLLEKMDFGPSSVSEDQVVESLVAVVVTKDNMDELIGKIGDNAAIHVEAVGENPHQAVGVGVVWFTYDGETNTSYFVPLALLKSEAGEPLRTWLGDDSKKKQLFDQHRAQLVMAWQGIHLKGVDFDALLAAYLLDPTESNLSLSGLTGKYSLPGVKTDEEVFGKGAKFRLPELAALSDHLGRKAMAIARIVPVLREELEKSEMHSLFYELELPLAGVLAEMELRGIALDAEGLKAFGVELAGKLDAIMTRIYTLAGVEFNINSPKQLGEILFEKLGLPAWKKTKTGYSTDAEVLERLAPYHEVVGEILNYRSLAKLQSTYVEGLLKEVRPETGKVHTYYRQTIAATGRLSSQFPNLQNIPIRLEEGRKIRKVFVPSEPGWYILAADYSQIELRVLAHISQDENLKEAFLQNMDIHTKTAMDVFGVEESAVDANMRRQAKAVNFGIVYGISDYGLSQNLDITRRDAAQFIEQYFAVFQGVRKYMDDIVKDARRDGYVTTLLQRRRYLPEITASNFNLRSFAERTAMNTPIQGTAADIIKLAMVQMADRLKQDGLKSRMLLQVHDELVFEVPEEELETMRRVVPEVMAAALKLDVPLSADVDFGLTWYDAK
- a CDS encoding ATP-binding protein, whose protein sequence is MEQQVKILAVDDRYENLLALNSILASSNYDVISLQSGEEVLRYLLKEPADHIAVILMDVQMPGLSGFETAELIKQRKACQDIPIIFLTALSTSIEHVLKGYHVGSIDYLFKPIHPKMLRMKVDGFVNMHLNHQKIKYQSELLHKRTLDLEETNRKLAEAEEKLKQQNFLLEQWVEERTAELVDAHEKLIKSQEHFKKMFMLSPSLMAIRRLPDLTYLEINESWKQYTGYGDEIIGTTLDLLRAEVGDTRNFNDVIHNCKVKYETKSKEIRTALLSTEIIDIENESCLLEVAVDITESLRFESEMARLAQLNLVGEMAAGIAHEIRNPMTTIRGFLQLFRENDRHMQKEYIPIMLEELDRANEIITEYLSLAKNKQSHQQPENINRIIEMLLPLIQAEAVMSGKHVHFQFMDCPVIQLDDKEMRQLILNMCMNGLEAMSLGGKLRIETYTETEHVVLLIADEGIGINEEHLEKLGRPFFTTKDEGTGLGLAICYSIAARHHASIEVQSSEKGTTFLIRFPITASRT